The nucleotide window AACTATTTTACAAAAAGATTCTGCCGGTTTTACAAAATTACCCGATGATATTTCTATGGAAATGGAAATCCCAAATTCTTGGATAACTTTTGAGGATTATTATCAATCCTTAACGGCTAAATACGCAACTCGGGTTCGTAAGGTTAGGCAGAACTTAGATACCGTTGTTAGAAAGGAGTTAAGTCTGCAAGAAATTCAAATTTATCAAAAACAAATTCATAACTACTATTTGCAAATACTTCAAAAACAATCTATTAGAATAGGAATTATCCCTGAAAATTATTTTTATGCTATAAAACAAAGGTTACCGGAAAACTTTTGGGTATTTGGATATTTTCACAAAGAAGACTTAGTAGCGTTCTCAACAGGTTATTCTTTTGAACAAACGATTGAGGTTCATTATATTGGTTTTGATTCAGTTAGGAATAATGAATTATCCTTATACTTTAATATTTTATTGGATGGAGTTTCGGATGCTATTTTGCAAAAGAAGAAAAAATTAATCTTAGGCAGAACAGCTTTAGAAGCAAAGGCAATTCTTGGCTGCAAGCCTAAGATTTTGTATAACTATTTAAGAACGCATAGCAGTTTGCTTTCTTGGAGTGTCGAACTCTTTTATGAATGGTTTCAGCAAGGGCAAAACGAAAACTGGAAAAATCGGAACCCATTTAAAAGAACGTAATTAATAATACATAAATTCCTGATTTACAGGAATTTATGTATTATTTCATTACAAGTTCTTAGGCAAATCTGATATACATTTTCAAAGTCATCAATATCTCCAAAGTAAGGGTCGGGGGTTTCTAAGTCGCCGTTATGTAAGGGGTCAAATTCCCTAAAAAGAAAAATTTGGCTCTTGCAGGATTCCGGCTTCAGGCTAATTACGGTTTTATGAATCCTATTATCCATTGTAAAAATAAAATCAAATTCTTGATAATCAGATTCTTGTATTTTTCTGGCAAAATGATTTAGTTTAACACCATATTTTTCACAAACGGCTATTGTTTTGCTAAATGGTCGTTCACCAACATGATTAGCCAAAGTAGCTGCCGAATCAATCACTTGATTTTGGATATTATTTTGTCTAAGTAATTGGTTCATAACGCCTTCTGCCATTGGCGAACGGCAAATATTTCCTAAGCAAACAAATAAAATAGCGGGCATAAATTTTACGGCGCAAGATAATGAGTTTTAGCTTCTTTTAAGGTAGAGTTAAATTTAAAATATACTCTATTTAACATAATATAACTTATGGGACAATTTTATTTGTAATAATACCACTAATTTAAAGCTGCTTTATGGCAGATTATTACTTGAAACCGTAACTTTGCTGCACAATGAAAATCTTACATAGTTGGCTAAAACAGTTTGTTGATTTAGAAGATTATACACCGCAACAGATTGCCCACATTTTAACCATGTCCGGGCTTGAAGTTGAACATATCGAAACAAAACTTAAAGTTTTTGGAAACTTATCCGGCGTGGTTATCGGTAAAGTTGTTAGCTGCGAGCAGCACCCCAATGCCGATAAACTAAAAGTTTGTCAAGTAGATATTGGAGAAACTGATTTGTTATCAATTGTTTGCGGTGCATCAAACGTAGCTGCTAATCAGTTTGTATTTGTAGCCAAAATAGGAACAACTTTATACCCTATTGATTCAGAACCTATTACAATTAAAAAATCCAAGATTCGCGGTCTTGAGTCTTGTGGCATGATTTGCGCCGAAGACGAATTAGGGATCGGCACAAGCCATGAAGGAATTATTGTTTTGAAAGATTCCCCGCAAGTTGGAAGTACTGCCTCACAATATCTCAATTTAGCGCCGGATTATGTTTATGAAATTGGCCTCACCCCTAACCGTACAGATGCAATGGGACATTGGGGCGTTGCCAGAGAATTAGCAGCTCTCATTAACCGCCCCTTTATCCCACCCGCCGTTAAACCACGTACAGAAATAAACCAAACAACACCATTCCTAATAGAAGTCATTGAAAAAAAGGCAGTTCCAAAATATTTTGGTGTTTTTATTTATGGAATAAAGCCAGCCATTACTCCGGATTGGATACAGCAGCACCTTGCCGCAATCGGCGAAAGATGTGTTAATCCAATCGTTGATGTAACCAACTTTGTCTTGTTTGAGTCCGGCCAGCCCTTACATGCTTTTGATATAGAAAAATTAGCATC belongs to Bacteroidia bacterium and includes:
- a CDS encoding low molecular weight phosphotyrosine protein phosphatase — its product is MPAILFVCLGNICRSPMAEGVMNQLLRQNNIQNQVIDSAATLANHVGERPFSKTIAVCEKYGVKLNHFARKIQESDYQEFDFIFTMDNRIHKTVISLKPESCKSQIFLFREFDPLHNGDLETPDPYFGDIDDFENVYQICLRTCNEIIHKFL